Genomic window (Daucus carota subsp. sativus chromosome 5, DH1 v3.0, whole genome shotgun sequence):
ttttctttgaaaataaaactttttacacataaaatcaaaaacctaatataaataatatataatatatttcacaaatattttgtaaaattcaactttaattaaatataaatatttatgaatttaactttaattcatttaaatgaattaacttaaaaactaatatttatgcttaattaattttgaaaaatacaaaatagaaacaaataattatctaaatgcttgataaataatacaggggagtatgcaacacttagaaaattatagagacaaatatgaacatgcataattatatagaaaatcatcagataatttacaacaattatataaagtctaataaaatatatataattacacagaaaattcactaaaatatataataatatataagacaaatatataatatatacaaagagaatcatggcatatttaacatccctagctcacaaaccaacttagagaaagtggattcatcaagtgggttagtgaagatgtcagcaatttggtcagccgtgggtacaaaatgtaacaccacagtaccattcatgacatgttctcgaataaaatgatacctgatatctatgtgcttggtccgggagtgttgcactggattgtttgaaatggctatggcactggtgttgtcacaaaatattggaattttgttaacatcaataccataatcatttaattgattcctgatccagagaatctgagcacagcaactgccagcagcaatgtactcagcttcagcagtagaagtagacactgagtgttgcttcttgctgtaccaggaaaccaatcgacgtcctaggAATTGACAGCTTCCAAACGTACTCTTTCTagcaatcctgcaacctgcataatcagaatctgtatagccggttaagtcaaaaccagtgttcttagggtaccaaatacctaaaccaggtgtacccttaagatatctaaagattcttttgacggctataagatgtgattctttaggatcagcctgaaacctagcacataaacatgttgcaaacataatatctggtctactagcagtgagatagagtaatgagccaatcatacctcgatagcttgagatatcaactttcttaccagatttatcctggtcaagctttgtggcagtggccatgggtgtctttgccggagaagagtcttctagattgtactttcgcagaagatctctaacatactgactggcaaatgaaaatgccatctcccttttggcttacttgaagaccaagaatgtaggatagctcacccatcatactcatttcataattactctacattaacttagcaaacctcttgcacaagttatcgttagtagaaccaaatataatatcatcaacatatatttgaacaaatatcatattattatcatgcagtttgtaaaagagagttttgtctatgacacctcaagtaaaattgttttcaattaaaaactcagagagggtgtcataccatgtccttggtgactgcttgagcccatagacagctttcaataagaagtacacaaaatcagcaaactctggattttcaaagccagggggctgttccagatatacttcttcttctagctttccattcagaaatgcacttttcacatccatctgataaaccttgaagttggagtgtgcggcaaatgcaagaaatattctgatggctttaagacgagcaactggagcataggtttcatcgtaatcaattccttcttcctgagaataaccttttgcaaccagtctggctttgtttcttacaacaatgccatcaccatatAACTTGTTAcagaagacccatctagttccaattgtagactttcccttTGGTCTTGGAACAAGGGCCCAGACTttttgtctctcaaattgattgagttcttgcatggcaagaacacaatcaggatcagcaagtgcttcgtccactttctttggttctagttgtgatagaaaaccagagaatagacattcatttgtcgtagcacttctagtccttacaccaacatcaggatcaccaataataagatcaaagggatgatctctgctccaaatcctttcccttggaagttgtgtccttgatgattcagctatattgtcagtaagctgatgtgtacgactagttgatccaccagctccccctgagttgttgccaggttgacttgatgatccaccactagcatcagtggaatctccagcattattgtcatttcctccaccattgcctggatcattatcattgttgtcatcacctgttgcaacctcaggtggcatatcatcatctgaatcagaatctgcaTAGTTGttaaacttcagagattcagatggatcagcagattgtaaacttgggagtttagtgtcatcaaatgtaacattgacactaactttcactgacagagtatcaattacaaaaactctataagcattattagtataaccaacaaaaattgcttcagatgcctttggctcaaacttgttcaagttctcttcaccatccttgagaacataacacttggctccaaagacatgaagatgtttgacatatggtttcttgttgttatacagatgaaatggagttttcatatgatccttattgatcaaagttcgattctgggtatagcaggcagtagtaacagcttcagcccaaaagtacagtggaagctttgcttcagcaatcatagtccttgcagcttcaatcaatgtacgattctttctttcgacgactccattctgctgaggagtccttggtgctgaatactgccttctaattcccttttcagtgtaaaagttgattaaagtttgattcttgaattccgtgccattatctgaccttacagctttcactggcacacccttatccaattcaactaactttatatgatcaattactgtcatcggggtttcatccttagaagctaggaagtaaacccaagtaaatttcgagaagtcatccacaatgactaaggcatatcttcctccatcaattgatgcaacattcacggggccaaacaaatccatatgtagtaaatgaagtggatttgtaatggtattgatggtcttgcctttgtgagatgctctcttcgcttttcctttctgacaagcttcgcagagatcatcagttgagaattccagggaaggcaaacctctcactagatctctcttgactagagagttcatggttttgaagttgaggtgcgagagcttcttatgccataaccaactatcttcagcagacgcctttgcgtagaaacagtgaacttcgttttctggtcctgaagacaaatcagctacgaatatattgcctttccttatgccacatagtgaaggacgcttatccttgatatgtttaatgatacatatctccttttcaaaatgaacataatatcctttgtcacaaaactgactgacactcaggagattatgttgaagtccttcaactataacaatatcttctatgatgatcctcccAATTtcgtacttgccatatcccacagtgcgacctttgctattatcagcaaaactgactgtagggccaactccttctcttatgtcttctagcagggatctattgccagtcatgtgcattgacgctccactatcaagcacccaagtaactcgaacaactccactggcaccctgcaaaagacaacttgattaaaccttctttgggacccacacttgattgggtccagcaaacttaaagaattgatttctatcaggtaatacaacagagcctcttggactgatacttggctcactcttgactgaacttacttccttaacaacagccttatgaaccttggttttaggctttggaacataagtctccttcctaacacgaggaggactagcagtctttgatctagcatgcttattgttagTGTGTtgcctaggtgatgtgttttcatttttagcatgcaaatttctaaaataagcagacattgtattgaaagcacaaagcatacagttatcaacaccacaagatttatgacatgcatcaaaaacaggagcaacaggcatatcagtcacagtagtaggaacatcaatagattctactctaacattgttaacagattaaaagttctcagtagaatgacatctattatctctgttcttactgttcacaaaattattaggcttgttgaatttagttctctcagagttgacacctaaaccagctttaggaaacctaacattgcctttcactttgattggtttcagtgatgtcagggtCTCatatctcttctcattactctctttcattttaaggtcttcctgtttgagttcatatctaatgacaacatgagtttctaacagagcttcagcttctgaggatttgaacaagggttgaggggaatctttcaaaacaaaaggaatcccactctcctcagcactcttcttaaagggagtaatgttactagccttacctacagatttgttatagtcaaaacgtattccaacagttctcttgatctcttgtttatcattaagttctttgactatagtggaggcatccttaaaggctttacatttcactttctcttcgtctagctgaagtcttaaagcaatctcacctttttctagaactatgactttagcacattgtaatcctaaatccatagtcagttgttctattttaggttttaatactttcatctcattcatcttataagcatgaatttctaagactaacgtatcaattttatgattggcagctttcatctttttaatagcatcatctctttcaagtcctaattgcataaaaagtttagggcatgtaggatctacctgaaagcttccagcaagaggaggtgaagatgatccagcattagccatgagagcaacattccctatctgctcttcttcatcactgtctgtatcatcccatcTTTTCCTTtttgccagataagacttgcttttgaaactttgacttccagaagtaccctgatgctttctcactagtgcatcatacttctgcttcggCTTGTCGTACGAATCCTtcctctttccttgaaccttgggctgtttgcattcagttgcaaagtgtcccggttcaccacaattgaaacatttaaacttgcttcgatccaccatcccagtcttgtatcctcctttgcttgtagaagatgagtaacctcctttttgaaacctgttggcagTAGGCTTGTACTTCTAGGAcgggttcttcttgaatctcatgtttccaaatttcttggcgaacagtgatagagattgatcttctaactgttctagctcttccattgtatagaactcttcgtcaccactggaagaagcagtttgacccatctcaggtacaacaaattcctgagtggtcttagaagcaacaacaacatccttcttttcttccggtacaggtgactcaacaactagagctctcgagtggttttgtgttttaccccagccatatctctgtttactctgaacttgctccagttcataagttttcaaaactccgtagagtctttccagagaaagctcattcagatctctgctttccctgatagtagtgattctgtgttccagatgttcgggaagggttaagagaaacttcattttgacctctttcttgtcgtagtatttcccattcagattcaacttattaatcagattattgagtctgataaatacttctgaaatcccttctccgggattggaaccaaactgttcatactgagccatcagtatctctttcttgttttccctaacttcttctgagccttcgtttataatctctagtgtatcccagatttgcttcgcgttcgtacaattaacaacagcattgtacatgaccggatctagagattcaaccaaaatcagttgaagagcgtcatctaagttcatctgttcactctcttcatctgtgtactcagaaagttcttttggaatagtctgatgaggtattaacacaccatcttcttcgtgtgctaatatgacattcatcggagtagaaacacctttgtttaaaatcccgatatattttctgttggcggtgcgaaggaacaacaacatatgcctcttccataggccaaagtgttctttgctgaacggtgggattttaatgctactaatcttttgtgtactcatgtttaaggatttaaagtgaatagtgtttggatgagaaatggatttttgaaagaaaaatattttaaatcaaaattaattttaaaaaaaaattaattcgaattaaaaatatttgaatttgaagtgaatagtgtttggatgagatttggatttttgaaagaaaaatattttaaatcaaaattaatttttggaataaaattaattcgaataaaaaatatttggacgttacagagtgtgtataggatctgatacagtaaaatggtatcaaccgctctgataccaattgttaggtctagatacgattgtagaaggggggttaaatacaatcgtcacaaaataatcgcggcggaataatctgattggagtttaacttgttaatcagatttaaattaataaatataataatttttaagtcgttatataattaatatggttcgttttaaagtccactagttcgtagaataaatttgacaggaagtattctaacttagcggattaaaacaaccgagtgatcaaagcactgaaaactgtggatataacaatagaaagtttagcacaacttgaaagctttagaatgcaatgaacaacttacaaatgaagaggtgaagccatatatataggcaaacccttgaactattatgacaaagctaggcatgacaactctaggaagctctatgacaatttaaacaagtgctatgacaaaaggtatgacaattagaagcattgtcatggcacaagtgagaaggtatgacaatcaaaagcattgtcatgctctccaagggaaggtatgacaatcataatgacaaaccaaaggaaggtatgacaatcagaatgacaattgAAACTTGGTGGCTAAGGTAGAGTggcatgacaaacggtatgacaaatcaaaggattgtcataccttttgatTTCAGTATGACAATCACCATTGTCATGCCttaatcattcggtatgacaaaccaaatggTTTGTCATGCCGTCTGACATAGGCACAAGtcatggtgcggtatgacaatcaattagattgtcatatcGTGCCcaaaaaccatataaaaatgtattttccttatataattaatccaataattatcaacttaattatattagttatataaattcataaattaaattaattcgagtgtgaattaatttaataaataaattacataacttatataattattctgagatgtgaattaattaaaagaataattatattgagcacttctttaGCAGCTGGTCTTCTGACTTcatttaaaagatctgattctttgtcttgattgaacgaccacctattgttgatgcagaatatttaatctgagtagctgacacacaaatgtactgtctggttcatctgtatctagctgaatcaaatattctttatcaattaaacatttgagaagtggcttgttcgtcgagtctttgtcttcgtagttcttcttcataagtagaaatagtttggaatcttctgaataaataaagtattaaaactttatatcttctggactTCTGTACGTGctacaaattattatttgtacactgaggtttgaacatattaatgaacttctttcagtggtgtgcagcagcatcctgaaattcttcagacatatgattttaataaatcacttgacgttcttcgtacggattccttcaatagtgcttgctatttactttctttcttatcagagttgagttgatattcttaaatacaaataggcttaacatatgtcTTTCACAACGGAAACATCAAATCAAGCTAGATTAGCcggattttaattttaaactagaTTTATTAGATGGATTGTTGCGTTTTGTTGATGATTAGCCGGATTGTAATTTGTTAGATGGATGGTTGAAATTGTTCATTTTGTTGATGATTAGGTTGTGTTGAAATTTTGTTGATCTTGTTGATGATTAGtttgttttgaaatttgttAGATGGATTTGTTGATGATTAGGTTGTGTTAAAAATTGTGTtgaaattttgttgattttttgattATTAGGTGGATTGTTAAAATTGCTTTACAGATTCTGTAAAAACAGAGACAATCTAAAAACAGAGAACATGCTCTGTTTTTAGAGTCACTCTATTTTTACGCTATATAATATAGCATAACACCAGGTGACACTAAAAACAGAGCATTTGGTGCACTGTGAGAAACTAAAAACAGAGCAGTCGTTTAGGCGCACTGTTTTTACgctatataatactccctccatcccattttatatgacccttattcctttttgggacgttccaaaaagaatgaacctatcatacttactattttttaacactacttttcactattacatccactactttcttccactatctccattctataataatataaacactactacacccacaattttcctccactatctcaaatctattattaaatattaataggtcccaccactttacccatttttcaactaaacttactacatttttcttaatctccgtgaaagtcaaaccagctcactcaatatgggacggaggtagtatagCGTAAAAACAGTGTAAAACAGAGCACTTTTTAGGCGCACTGGTTTTACGCTATATAATATAGCGTAGTAGCACAAAACTCAATTTCACAGTTCATCCCCAGATCAACCTCTGCAATATAACTACAAAAATCCATCTAAATCAAACTCATCCAAAATCTAACTAAAATCCAAAATCTACCTAAAATCCAAAATCTAAGTCAATCTAACTAAAATCTAACTAATAAAAAAGACAAAATCAAGTCAATCTAAAATACAAACATGAAATCAAAcccaaattttgaattttttttacataaaatctATTACATagattttattacatttttttattataatcacTCGTCCTTCTCCTCGTCGGACGAATCAAATACGCTTTGAATCAAAGCCCGAAACTCCATTAGAGCTTTTTCGCGTGTTGTCCCTTCTTCTTTAAGGGCTTCTAGCTCGGCCTCTTCCTCTTCGACCAACTTTTTCTCGacctcttctttttctttctcctCCCCCTCTATTTCCTTCAAATACATATCCATCACGGCGAAAAGCCGCTTCACCTCTTCTTCGTGCTCAGCAATGGTTGAAACTTCGCCATCTTCACCGAACCGGAACTTCTGAGAACTTGCCATGGAGATAGAGAAATGGAGAAATGGAGAAAATGGAGATGGAGAAATGGAGAAAATGGAGATGGAGTTATATAGCTCCGATGGTCAGCAAAATCAGTTCTGGGAAGCTGAAATAGTAATTCGCGATGGCTGACCACGCTACATAATATAGCGTaagtaattttttgaaaaaaagaaaaacaaagcaaaACAGAGCGCTGTGAACTGTTTTTACGCTATATAATATAGCTTAAAATCAGGGGCGCCCAAAAAACAGAGCGCTGCTTAAAAACAGAGCAAAcctgacaattttttttttgaaaaaacagaGTAAAAAAATAAACCAAATGCAATCAAAATAAACAAGCATCAATATCAGCTAAAATCAAGCAAAAGAAAACTTAAATATCAAGTGGTTCCAAAtttctacaagttttttcataaGAAATTAAGATCCATCGgcatacaaataaaattagcaATTTGTCACTAATTTTGTGGGACAATTCCTTGAATCACGTTGGGCAACAATTGCACCACAAAAATTACATTTTCGACCTTTTATCGTTTTTCTGCGCTCTATGCCACTTTTCACCCTTTCTTTTTTACGACCTTTGGTTTGAGATAATATAGGATTTCTCAAATCGTTGAAATTttcatcatcatcgtcatccCCGACCTCATGTGCATCATCTTCTTCCTCACGTGCACGTTTTTTCCCAATctcatttcaaaaaaattcgatTCTTTTTCAATCACATTCATGAGATAATTGTATCTGGCTATTGAACAACTTCTGCGAGCTGCTAAATCTTGGAATGCTTTGCATAAAGTACTATATCGGGCAAGTTCTGAATGAAGAAAATTACCAATTTAACTACGCTTGTGTTGTAAGGCTCCCACTCTTTCATTGCCTTCAACTGTCCATCTCAAAGTGATGTACTGCTTAGGAATCTCTGACCATTACATCTTATACAAGTATCGAATAATATGACGGCAAAGCATTCCCGAACTTTCAAATTTTCGACAAACACAACTTATGGTGCCATTCTCTATGATGATCAAAACATAGTATTTTCTATACTCCTCTTGGACCGTTGTTTTTTATGCCTCGTAATGCTTGTAAATTGCATTGCTCTCTTTCTCAATCACGACATAAGCTCCACTTTCTTTGAGTTTGTGTTGAAAACGTCTAAACATTTTTTTCGTGTAAGTAGATGTCGCATGATTCTCCAATGACGATGATGTTATTTTGGACCTTTCCTTGTTCTTTGTTTCATAATCAGCCTCTCTTTCACGTAAATATTGTTTCTCCAACGCTTTCTGTGAATTCTCTATAAACTCTTTCAAACCGGTACTAGCATTGAATAATTCATCGAAGAAAGAATTCATTGACTCACTTCTGGAGGTAGTGGTCATCCCGGTTGTGAAGTGAAGTTTAGTGTAAACAGGGACCCACTTGTGTCGAACAGAGTACTTATCTTGTAACCAAGAATGGTTcatcaaatcatatttttcaacTAATGCCTCCCACCTATCTTCGAATTGTGCAACCGTTACTGACTTGTAGATGCAAGAGTTGAAATCTTCTTTGAAGTGATCATGATTTGCATATAAATGCGACAATTTTTCACCAAATTTTGTACTTATATGCCACGTACAAAATAAATGAATTGTGTTAGGCGAAACTTCGGCAATTGTGTTTCCAATAGCAATGTCTTGATCGGTGATGATCGTTTGTGGGGCCACGTTCCCCATAGCCTCCAACCAACTTTTAAACACCCATAAATAAGATTCTTTGGTCTCATCCCTTATCAGGGCAAATCCGAACAAAATCGACTGATAATGGTGATTTACCCCCATGATTGGCACAAACGGCATGCAATACCTATTAGTACGATACGTGGAGTCAAAAACAACAACATCTCCGAAATTTTTGTAGGCATTAACTGATCTCGGGTCAACCCACAGCATGGCCGACACATGATTTTCCTCGTCCacataaattttatagaaaaattcACCTTGACTATTACGTTTCAATTCTCGAAGTAATGCCAAACCCTCTAAAGCATCACTCGAATCAAACACATAATGTCGAATATCACGAAATACATTCTGAACATCCTGATTACCAAGTCCAATATTctctgttgtgccataaaatatCCCTgagcttattttatagcccatcgtattatttgggctttattTGGGCTTACTGGAGTTATTTGGTAAATGATAtcgggcttcaccatggctgggtgagCCATTGAAGGCATACACGAGGGTATAAGGACTTGCACTAGAAGCTtaatgaaggctgccatcaggaTGGGGTTGCAACTGAgagcgctttaggggttacctccactaggggttaccgctaagtgcattcTGGCTTGCAGCTAcggggctgcagttaggggatgccgctggcagggcttccgccgcctgggcagaacggcaggcagactccaagcaggactcttcttccttgtttctaggaggacaaATCGGAAGTATATTGGTAGTATATCAGCTTTCATTTATCTacaaattaagggataaatacgtgcattatggagataattacagatgggtggagataattcataaatattcggataatcatgcaagatgaaggcttcaagtgacctacttggagtgggataccgctagaTAATTACAAGAGaaagttgttttatcctaaactagaggggataagagcttatctctttagagtcctaaatcgagaactacatgggcttgatccctataaatagggtatataggcaccttgcaaagggacggaTTCGGATTCATttactcacgagttctacactctaaagagaggcacgtgtaacctttgtgacgtacatttccgggcaattgcaggacggaatt
Coding sequences:
- the LOC108221394 gene encoding protein FAR1-RELATED SEQUENCE 5-like — encoded protein: MGYKISSGIFYGTTENIGLGNQDVQNVFRDIRHYVFDSSDALEGLALLRELKRNSQGEFFYKIYVDEENHVSAMLWVDPRSVNAYKNFGDVVVFDSTYRTNRYCMPFVPIMGVNHHYQSILFGFALIRDETKESYLWVFKSWLEAMGNVAPQTIITDQDIAIGNTIAEVSPNTIHLFCTWHISTKFGEKLSHLYANHDHFKEDFNSCIYKSVTVAQFEDRWEALVEKYDLMNHSWLQDKYSVRHKWVPVYTKLHFTTGMTTTSRSESMNSFFDELFNASTGLKEFIENSQKALEKQYLREREADYETKNKERSKITSSSLENHATSTYTKKMFRRFQHKLKESGAYVVIEKESNAIYKHYEA